The genomic stretch AACTATGGGACTTTTGAGGTATATGCGAATAGGGACTCATTAAAATATAGGGAGGCTTATGGCCTACAGAATGCCCTGACCTTGTACCGCGGCACCATGAGAAGGGTCGGCTTTTCCAAAGCATGGCAAATGTTCGTTATTCTGGGGATGACGGATGACAGCTATACCTTGGAAAACTCCGAAGGTATGTCGTACCGGGAGTTTGTAAATCTATTTCTTCCTTATTCCCCAACGGATTCTGTGGAATTAAAGCTGAGGCATTACCTTAAAATTGACCAAGATGATATCATGTGGCTAAAACTACAGGAGTTGAACCTTTTTGATGACTCCAAGAAAATACCGTTGAAAAATGCAACTCCCGCCCAAATGCTGCAATATATTCTGGAGGACAGCTGGACCTTGAAAGAGCACGAGAAGGACATGATCGTGATGTACCACAAATTTGGTTACGAACTCAATGGTGAAAAAAAGCAGATTGATGCCAATATGGTGGTGATTGGGGAAAACCGTTCCCACACCGCCATGTCCAAGACCGTAGGGTTGCCCGTTGCCATGGCCACATTACAGATATTGAACGGAAAGATTACCACACCTGGGGTTCAAATTCCAATCAAAAAAGAAGTTTACAAACCTATTTTAGAGGAGCTAAAAGCCAACGGAATACGTTTTAAAGAGTTTGAAGTGCCCTACCTTGGTTACAATCCAGATTCTGTTGCCGGTTAGACTCCTTAATATTTTAAATATCTTTGACTTCAAATCAAAACAAGTATTGTGAAAAACAATAACAATTCGGTCAAGATTGATGGTATCGACAAGAAAATTCTAAGATACCTTATGGAGGATGCCCGTAAACCCATCCTCGAGATTGCTAGGAACATCGGTATTTCTGGTGCGGCCATTCACCAAAGGTTACGTAAACTGGAAAGTTCAGGTCTGATATCAGGTTCCAAGTTCGTGATCAACCCAAAGGTTCTGGGATATTCCACCATGGCCTACATCGGTATTTATTTGGATAAGGCCATGACCAACCCCAAGGCCGTAAAACAGCTGAAAGATATACCCGAGGTACTGGAGTGCCACTACACCACGGGGAACTGGTCCATTCTTATAAAAGTACTGTGCCAGGACAACGAGCACCTGATGCAGGTACTCAACAAAAAAATACAACAGATCGAAGGCGTTTCCCGTACCGAGACCTTCATCTCTTTAGATCAACAAATTGATCGCCAAATACAGATTTGATATTTGTATTGAATCTAAATAAACATTACATTTGTCCCATGAATGTAATATTTCAATCCACATATTACACCTTATACCAAGCTGCTAACGAGCGCTGTTTTTATGTTGATTTTGGTCAGAAAACAGTTCGTATGTCGTTGTGCCAATTGCTTGCACTTCGCCATAAAGTGATGAGCATAGCCATTGAGGACCATTTTGACAGCGATCTGAACGCGCATGGATTCGAAGTGCTTATGCTATGCAACAAGGAACATCTTTTTGTCCTGAACACTTTGGAAATATTGGATCTTAAGAAATTGGTCTCTAACAGTTTCGTGTCCTTGGGCCTCTCTGTAAGCGCCGCTATGGAAACCGCATATTCCTAACACCAAGTTGTTCCTTATTTTTATTCAATCTTAAACTGTCTTAAAACTAGGCCGTTACTTTTTATACGCCCATAAAATCCGTAAATTTGTTAACATAACAGGATAAAAATCATAGTACCTATGAAAGATATAGCAAGACAAAGTATGAGCATTAAAGTGGAATCCATGGATTTGCTCAACGGACAGATAAAAATGGAGGCCCATGCTTCCGCCACCTATTTGGCCATGGCCTCTTGGTGCGAACAGAACGGTTTCTTTACCAGCGCCAAGTTTTTCTTCAAACAAGCCGAGGAAGAACGTGAGCATATGATGAAGATTTTCAACTTTTTGGTGGATACGGGCGGAAACCCAATTTCTCCAGAGGTCACTGGAATCAACCATGACTACTCATCCATTGTTGATGTTTTTG from Flagellimonas oceani encodes the following:
- a CDS encoding saccharopine dehydrogenase family protein; protein product: MVRTILVIGAGKSTSYLLDYFLKKSNEENLHIKIGDLRPEHIPDTVAKHPNCTVFGLDIFNETDRKKAVADASIVVSMLPASLHINVARDCIEFKKHFITASYVSDELRALDKEVKENNLVFMNEIGLDPGIDHMSAMEVIDRIRDAGGKMLLFESFTGGLVAPESDTNLWNYKFTWNPRNVVLAGQGGTAKFIQEGTYKYIPYQKLFRRTEFLEVENYGTFEVYANRDSLKYREAYGLQNALTLYRGTMRRVGFSKAWQMFVILGMTDDSYTLENSEGMSYREFVNLFLPYSPTDSVELKLRHYLKIDQDDIMWLKLQELNLFDDSKKIPLKNATPAQMLQYILEDSWTLKEHEKDMIVMYHKFGYELNGEKKQIDANMVVIGENRSHTAMSKTVGLPVAMATLQILNGKITTPGVQIPIKKEVYKPILEELKANGIRFKEFEVPYLGYNPDSVAG
- a CDS encoding Lrp/AsnC ligand binding domain-containing protein, which codes for MKNNNNSVKIDGIDKKILRYLMEDARKPILEIARNIGISGAAIHQRLRKLESSGLISGSKFVINPKVLGYSTMAYIGIYLDKAMTNPKAVKQLKDIPEVLECHYTTGNWSILIKVLCQDNEHLMQVLNKKIQQIEGVSRTETFISLDQQIDRQIQI
- a CDS encoding ferritin — its product is MKDIARQSMSIKVESMDLLNGQIKMEAHASATYLAMASWCEQNGFFTSAKFFFKQAEEEREHMMKIFNFLVDTGGNPISPEVTGINHDYSSIVDVFESTLEHEVKVTKSIHNIVKKSRELGDFATEKFLDWFVLEQIEEENTVRDILDMIEVTGTEGVGLQMIDNQVANWID